A single genomic interval of Aureliella helgolandensis harbors:
- a CDS encoding sialate O-acetylesterase gives MLRPPRSCAQLNIVLRHLVPLDIFAQLHAHLPPIPTKVFNMNLKATLLASLRTVARPLVCALAPLAIASPVMADVAVPNIFGDHMVLQQKQPNKVWGKADAGEKVTVSFGGQQQSVVASDQGMWSVWLDPMPANKESQELTIRGNNEIKIADVLVGEVWICSGQSNMEWRVGNSNDPDLVKASAKYPLIRSINYPNVGTQEPVWTHDKSDWMVCSPDTVGEFSAVGYFFGRQVFQVIDTPIGLVNDSWGGSAAEAWVSREVLEADGAYAERLASYDAMEAERTKLKAMPELTKEQQDRLNNLSRNLDGNHRPANIYNGVLKSHLGYGIRGAIWYQGESNAGRAYQYRDLFPLMIDSWRKEWGQGDFPFYWVQLADFRNESTEPMESDWAELREAQTMTMTKLPNTGEAVIIDIGEGKDIHPRNKVDVGQRLARWALANEYGVEVAFHSPTYRAMEVADGKITLSFDHVDGGWRPFDVAQPLGFTIAGADKKFVNADAKILSDGRVEVSSSSVPEPVAVRYAWADNPICNMYSGVTLPLTPFRTDDWPGKTVDAK, from the coding sequence ATGCTTAGGCCGCCACGAAGTTGTGCTCAGCTCAATATCGTTCTGCGGCATCTTGTCCCGCTCGATATTTTCGCACAACTGCACGCCCACCTCCCTCCCATTCCCACCAAGGTATTCAACATGAACCTGAAAGCAACACTTCTTGCTTCCCTGCGCACAGTGGCGCGGCCGTTGGTCTGCGCATTGGCGCCGCTGGCCATTGCCAGCCCAGTCATGGCCGACGTCGCGGTCCCCAATATTTTCGGTGACCATATGGTCCTCCAACAGAAGCAGCCCAATAAAGTTTGGGGCAAAGCTGACGCCGGTGAGAAAGTTACGGTCTCCTTTGGAGGTCAGCAGCAATCCGTCGTCGCGAGCGACCAAGGGATGTGGTCGGTATGGCTTGATCCCATGCCCGCCAACAAAGAGTCGCAAGAGTTGACCATTCGTGGCAACAACGAAATCAAAATTGCCGACGTGTTGGTAGGAGAAGTTTGGATTTGCTCGGGGCAGTCCAATATGGAATGGAGAGTAGGCAATTCCAACGACCCCGATTTGGTAAAAGCTTCCGCCAAGTACCCACTGATCCGGTCGATCAACTACCCGAACGTTGGCACGCAAGAGCCCGTTTGGACGCATGACAAATCCGATTGGATGGTCTGCTCACCCGACACCGTAGGCGAGTTCTCTGCGGTCGGCTACTTCTTTGGTCGCCAAGTCTTCCAAGTGATTGACACTCCCATTGGGCTCGTCAACGACTCATGGGGCGGCTCCGCTGCCGAAGCGTGGGTCAGCCGTGAGGTCTTGGAGGCCGATGGCGCTTACGCCGAACGCCTGGCGAGCTATGACGCCATGGAAGCCGAACGCACTAAGCTCAAGGCCATGCCCGAATTGACTAAAGAGCAGCAAGACCGGTTGAATAATCTGTCTCGTAACCTGGATGGAAACCATCGTCCAGCCAATATCTACAATGGCGTGCTTAAGTCACACCTCGGTTACGGCATTCGTGGGGCCATCTGGTATCAGGGCGAATCGAATGCGGGGAGAGCTTATCAGTATCGAGATCTGTTTCCCTTGATGATCGATAGCTGGCGCAAAGAGTGGGGCCAGGGAGATTTTCCATTCTATTGGGTCCAGCTAGCCGATTTCCGCAATGAGTCCACTGAGCCGATGGAGAGCGATTGGGCCGAATTGCGCGAAGCTCAGACGATGACCATGACCAAATTACCCAATACGGGCGAAGCGGTGATCATCGACATTGGCGAGGGAAAAGATATTCACCCTCGCAATAAAGTGGATGTTGGACAGCGATTGGCGCGTTGGGCATTGGCCAACGAGTATGGGGTAGAGGTCGCTTTCCACAGCCCGACCTATCGCGCAATGGAAGTTGCCGATGGAAAAATCACTCTTTCCTTCGACCATGTGGATGGAGGCTGGCGCCCCTTTGACGTAGCGCAACCCCTTGGGTTCACCATCGCCGGTGCTGACAAGAAGTTCGTCAATGCGGACGCAAAGATTCTCAGCGATGGACGGGTTGAAGTCTCCAGCAGCAGTGTGCCTGAGCCGGTAGCGGTTCGCTACGCTTGGGCCGACAATCCGATCTGCAATATGTACAGCGGAGTCACGCTGCCACTCACACCGTTCCGTACCGACGATTGGCCTGGTAAGACGGTCGACGCCAAATAG
- a CDS encoding HU family DNA-binding protein: MTKKEIVKTISDKTGLTQLQIKEIVQLTFDGIVENLLDEGRVELRNFGVFQVKSRKARKARNPRTGRQVDVPEKFVVTFKPGKEMEARVQKLEDAAAEKARIELALAEQKELARGQSTGGGTLPGDASQPIHHEPN, encoded by the coding sequence GTGACCAAAAAAGAGATCGTTAAGACGATTTCCGATAAGACGGGACTGACTCAACTCCAAATCAAAGAGATTGTGCAGCTCACCTTTGATGGTATTGTCGAAAACCTATTGGACGAGGGCCGTGTCGAGCTTCGCAACTTTGGCGTATTCCAGGTCAAAAGTCGCAAGGCACGCAAGGCACGCAATCCTCGGACTGGTCGGCAGGTCGACGTACCTGAGAAATTTGTGGTAACTTTTAAGCCTGGCAAAGAGATGGAAGCTCGGGTTCAGAAGCTGGAAGATGCCGCCGCTGAAAAGGCTCGAATCGAGCTGGCCCTGGCGGAACAGAAGGAATTGGCCCGTGGGCAGTCCACTGGAGGGGGAACTCTCCCAGGGGATGCGTCCCAGCCAATTCACCATGAACCGAATTAG
- a CDS encoding efflux RND transporter permease subunit: MDSSRIYKVSNVALALILCLLPILGYWAIHVRYGTALVEEWLPENDQVVASYHRFVEHFGHDQFLLISWPDCDLEDARLPIFAEQLSALRQQHPEYRILTVNHSLQAVEQLTNSPLNFTEPEAIERLQGIALGKNLTCFVTLQLGFAPGEMRTQLLAAIAAIAVAEFNFSPEELILAGEPLQVSIIDRASRETMQYYVWPSSLLALLVAWRCLRSVRLTLLVFAFAGIGQLLGLALISVWLGEMSAVLVVLPTLVFMLTLSAAVHLTHYFMDAGGEQSHTSGADALRIGAMPCVLATLTTLFGFGSLVVSQLAPVWQFGLLAAIGLGCSTTVLLFAFPAGSSLSAWAYRSLGRLHAGSGSGISAKAESAPASHNRLHEGLPPQPPPLRPMDARFSTFIFQSTQRYSTPISLVGIGLLVIALLGIPRLRTSTEFTDMFPANSRAVKSLRWVEENIGPINVLEFLLDFPGTAAVDLPDQVQLLANLHTALQQSPHVDSVWSTATFLPLAMLKQGAEPFDLEAKGIRSTIRRAVLRKKLEEMLPVLQAAQLVHQSDAGQTWRLSIRVRDMNGENFNAIRKEMVERGLAILLAGEPPAVVPTVDAAEINSWELPACDLTVTGLRTVVERAHHALLSDLGISFMTAFVLITPVMMLIVRGVLAGCLLMIPNILPVAMVFGGMGWWGVQLDVASILTASVALGIAVDDTLHFISWYVRGRRAGKEPSAAVQVAISACWRPMLHTTLICTGAMLPFFFSDFLPTSKFALLMILILSGAILGDLILLPALLQGPLGKWIGKKREIASG; the protein is encoded by the coding sequence TTGGACAGTTCCCGGATCTACAAAGTTTCCAACGTTGCCCTGGCATTAATCTTGTGTCTCTTGCCAATACTCGGCTATTGGGCAATCCATGTGAGGTATGGGACTGCGTTGGTCGAAGAATGGTTGCCTGAGAACGATCAAGTCGTCGCTAGCTACCATCGCTTCGTTGAGCACTTTGGCCACGACCAATTCCTATTGATCAGTTGGCCTGATTGCGATCTTGAAGACGCTCGCTTGCCGATTTTCGCCGAACAGCTGTCGGCACTTCGCCAGCAGCATCCGGAATACCGCATCCTAACGGTGAACCATTCGCTGCAGGCTGTCGAGCAGCTCACCAACTCACCGCTCAACTTTACTGAGCCAGAAGCCATCGAGCGTCTCCAGGGGATCGCCCTGGGGAAAAATCTGACCTGCTTCGTGACGTTGCAGCTGGGATTTGCGCCTGGGGAGATGCGCACACAGCTCTTGGCTGCAATTGCCGCAATTGCAGTCGCCGAGTTCAACTTCTCACCGGAGGAATTGATCCTTGCAGGGGAACCGCTTCAGGTCTCGATTATCGACCGTGCCAGTCGCGAGACGATGCAGTATTACGTCTGGCCCTCTTCGCTCTTAGCGCTATTGGTGGCCTGGCGATGCTTGCGAAGCGTCCGTTTGACTTTGCTGGTCTTTGCCTTTGCAGGCATAGGGCAACTGCTCGGCCTAGCGCTGATTTCCGTTTGGCTAGGCGAGATGAGTGCTGTTCTGGTAGTGCTACCCACCCTGGTCTTCATGTTGACGCTGTCTGCTGCGGTGCATTTGACCCATTACTTTATGGATGCGGGTGGGGAGCAGTCGCACACCTCGGGGGCTGACGCTCTCAGAATAGGAGCGATGCCGTGCGTACTGGCGACACTCACGACCTTGTTCGGATTTGGTTCTCTGGTGGTCAGCCAGCTCGCCCCAGTCTGGCAATTTGGGCTCTTGGCGGCTATTGGTTTAGGCTGTTCTACGACGGTCTTGTTATTCGCCTTTCCGGCGGGCAGCTCCCTTTCAGCTTGGGCATACCGCAGCCTCGGGCGATTGCATGCTGGCAGTGGAAGCGGTATTTCAGCAAAAGCTGAGAGTGCGCCGGCATCGCATAACCGACTGCACGAAGGCTTGCCTCCGCAGCCTCCTCCATTGAGACCAATGGATGCTAGGTTCAGCACTTTCATTTTCCAGTCGACTCAGCGGTATTCGACTCCGATCTCGCTCGTTGGAATTGGGCTGTTGGTCATCGCCTTGCTAGGAATTCCGCGGCTGCGAACTTCGACGGAGTTTACGGATATGTTCCCGGCCAATAGCCGCGCCGTGAAGAGCCTCAGGTGGGTGGAGGAAAATATAGGGCCCATCAATGTACTCGAGTTCTTGCTCGATTTTCCTGGCACCGCGGCGGTGGATCTTCCAGACCAAGTGCAGCTCCTTGCAAACTTGCACACAGCGCTTCAGCAATCGCCGCATGTGGACTCGGTTTGGTCGACAGCTACGTTTCTGCCGCTGGCGATGCTCAAGCAGGGAGCAGAACCGTTCGATCTTGAAGCGAAGGGGATTCGGAGCACTATTCGGCGGGCTGTGCTCCGCAAGAAACTCGAGGAGATGCTGCCCGTGCTGCAAGCGGCGCAATTAGTCCATCAATCGGATGCGGGGCAGACGTGGCGATTGTCGATTCGCGTGCGCGACATGAACGGGGAAAACTTCAACGCAATCCGTAAGGAAATGGTCGAGCGCGGGCTGGCGATATTGCTCGCTGGGGAGCCCCCTGCGGTTGTGCCAACGGTGGATGCTGCAGAGATTAACAGCTGGGAATTGCCCGCTTGCGATCTAACCGTCACTGGCCTGCGAACGGTCGTTGAACGGGCCCATCACGCGTTGCTGAGTGATCTAGGGATCAGTTTCATGACCGCTTTCGTCCTCATCACCCCCGTCATGATGTTGATTGTGCGAGGCGTATTGGCTGGCTGCCTACTGATGATCCCCAACATTCTGCCCGTGGCGATGGTCTTTGGCGGTATGGGATGGTGGGGTGTTCAATTGGATGTCGCCAGCATCCTAACAGCCAGCGTGGCGCTGGGGATTGCGGTCGATGACACCTTGCACTTTATCAGCTGGTATGTGCGAGGACGCCGTGCTGGCAAGGAGCCGAGCGCTGCTGTCCAGGTTGCCATTTCGGCCTGTTGGCGCCCCATGTTGCACACGACACTTATTTGCACCGGAGCAATGCTCCCCTTTTTCTTTAGTGACTTCCTACCCACTAGCAAATTCGCTCTACTGATGATTTTGATCCTCAGTGGGGCCATTCTGGGGGATCTCATCTTGCTTCCGGCTCTGCTGCAAGGACCGCTAGGGAAGTGGATCGGAAAGAAGCGGGAGATAGCCTCAGGTTGA
- a CDS encoding ATP-binding cassette domain-containing protein, which produces MPLVTLQDLSIRFRGPALLDEVNCIIEPGQRIGLLGRNGAGKTTLLKILSGVIEADHGSVQWAPGTRVALLQQDVPQDLAGTVHEVVRSGISTSGGADDEEIQDWEIDHKVDQILSRMELDPTASVASMSSGMKRRVLLARALVDAPDLLLLDEPTNHLDIDAIRWLEDFLTRWNKAYIFITHDRQFLRKLASRILEIDGGQIFDWTCDYDTFLTRKEEALAALEKQNALFDKKLAEEEVWIRQGIKARRTRNEGRVRALEKLRSIRSERREKIGTSNLQIQEAGRSGTLVARVEGISFAHPAREGQAPTIIQDFSTTLFRGDKVGIVGPNGVGKTTLLKLLLGELEPQAGNVRLGTNLQVAYFDQLRDQLDPNRTVEEDVADGYENINLNGKPRHVLGYLQDFLFTPARARTPIKQLSGGERNRVLLAKLFAKPANVVVLDEPTNDLDAETLEMLEERLVDYTGTLIVVSHDREFLNNVVSSTLVFEVGEDGNYRIGDYVGGYDDWLRQSRQRQQDLANAAKSPAVAAPVESGNTATKPLRKKLTFKEQQELAAIPKKINDLELATVALHDAMAAPDFYKLPGDQIALKQAELAKIEAEIAKHLERWEELES; this is translated from the coding sequence GTGCCGCTGGTTACCCTTCAAGACCTATCCATCCGTTTCCGCGGTCCCGCGCTGTTGGATGAGGTGAATTGCATTATTGAACCTGGACAACGTATTGGCCTGCTCGGTCGCAACGGAGCAGGCAAGACAACACTACTTAAAATCCTTTCGGGAGTCATCGAGGCAGATCACGGAAGCGTCCAATGGGCCCCCGGCACGCGCGTCGCCTTGTTGCAGCAGGACGTACCGCAGGATCTGGCGGGGACCGTGCATGAAGTGGTGCGAAGTGGAATCTCGACAAGCGGAGGAGCAGACGACGAGGAGATCCAAGACTGGGAGATCGATCACAAGGTAGATCAGATTCTGTCTCGCATGGAACTTGATCCAACCGCCAGTGTGGCCTCGATGTCATCGGGGATGAAGCGACGTGTCCTCTTGGCACGCGCGTTGGTCGATGCTCCCGACCTGCTGCTCCTGGACGAACCCACGAACCACTTGGATATCGATGCCATTCGCTGGCTGGAAGACTTCCTGACGCGATGGAACAAGGCCTACATCTTCATCACGCACGATCGTCAGTTCCTGCGAAAATTGGCAAGTCGGATCTTGGAGATCGATGGCGGTCAGATCTTTGACTGGACCTGCGATTACGATACGTTCCTGACTCGCAAAGAAGAGGCATTGGCCGCGTTGGAAAAGCAGAACGCGCTGTTCGACAAGAAGCTTGCCGAGGAGGAAGTTTGGATTCGGCAAGGGATCAAGGCCCGCCGAACTCGCAATGAAGGGCGAGTGCGGGCGTTGGAAAAACTTCGAAGTATCCGTAGCGAGCGACGCGAAAAGATTGGCACGTCCAATCTGCAAATTCAAGAGGCAGGGCGAAGCGGAACTCTGGTTGCGCGTGTGGAAGGAATTTCCTTTGCCCACCCCGCTCGCGAAGGTCAGGCGCCCACCATTATTCAAGATTTCTCAACCACGTTGTTTCGTGGAGACAAAGTTGGCATTGTGGGCCCCAATGGTGTCGGCAAAACCACTTTGCTAAAGCTGCTGCTAGGCGAACTTGAGCCGCAAGCGGGAAACGTGCGTTTGGGAACCAATCTGCAAGTGGCCTACTTCGACCAATTGCGCGACCAATTGGATCCCAACCGAACGGTCGAAGAAGATGTCGCCGATGGCTATGAGAACATTAATCTCAATGGAAAACCGCGGCACGTCCTCGGTTATTTACAAGACTTTTTGTTCACTCCCGCCAGGGCACGGACCCCCATTAAACAGCTCAGCGGCGGTGAGAGGAATCGAGTTCTATTAGCCAAGCTCTTCGCGAAACCGGCCAACGTAGTTGTGTTGGATGAGCCGACTAATGATCTCGACGCCGAAACGCTGGAAATGCTCGAAGAGCGATTGGTGGATTACACTGGAACTTTGATAGTTGTTAGCCACGATCGAGAATTTCTCAACAACGTGGTCTCAAGCACGCTCGTCTTCGAAGTTGGTGAAGACGGCAATTACCGCATCGGAGACTATGTCGGCGGATACGACGATTGGCTGCGACAATCTCGTCAAAGACAACAGGACTTGGCCAATGCCGCCAAGTCTCCAGCCGTCGCTGCGCCGGTCGAGTCGGGAAACACGGCAACGAAGCCCTTGCGTAAGAAATTGACGTTCAAGGAACAGCAAGAATTAGCAGCGATTCCCAAGAAAATTAACGACCTAGAGTTGGCCACGGTGGCTCTCCACGATGCCATGGCTGCGCCAGATTTTTACAAACTCCCCGGCGATCAAATTGCACTCAAACAAGCGGAGCTCGCTAAAATCGAAGCAGAGATTGCCAAGCATCTAGAGCGATGGGAAGAGCTTGAGTCCTGA
- a CDS encoding orotidine 5'-phosphate decarboxylase / HUMPS family protein encodes MLPIVQISLDVTTIEEAIRTSELALRAGVDWLEAGTPLILSAGTQAIRELRARFPDTPIVADIKCMDGGYLEAEMMAQAGANSVVVMARAHPETLRVVCKAGRDYGIKIMGDNLGCPDMVAGARELQELGCEVVIHHIGYDERRGISARGEVAPTPMDQLREIVAAVEVPVQAVGGLTIEQAIQTPLYGAPLVVIGAPLAVNPERFEAAGGNLEQVLKQICDEVHAHGDVPVRRPLELS; translated from the coding sequence ATGCTTCCCATCGTGCAAATATCTCTCGACGTCACCACCATTGAAGAAGCGATTCGCACCTCAGAGCTGGCTCTACGGGCTGGTGTCGACTGGTTAGAAGCGGGTACGCCTCTGATCCTTTCCGCCGGAACGCAAGCCATCCGCGAGCTTCGTGCCCGATTTCCAGACACACCGATCGTGGCAGACATCAAGTGCATGGACGGGGGGTATTTAGAGGCCGAGATGATGGCCCAAGCCGGTGCTAACTCGGTCGTGGTCATGGCCCGAGCCCATCCCGAAACGCTGCGTGTGGTATGCAAAGCAGGCCGAGACTACGGGATCAAAATCATGGGGGACAACTTGGGGTGCCCCGATATGGTAGCCGGCGCTCGCGAGTTGCAAGAATTGGGTTGCGAAGTCGTTATTCACCATATTGGTTACGATGAGCGACGCGGGATTTCCGCCCGCGGCGAAGTTGCGCCCACACCGATGGATCAATTGCGTGAAATTGTGGCAGCCGTCGAAGTCCCGGTACAGGCCGTCGGCGGCTTGACGATCGAGCAAGCTATCCAAACGCCGCTGTACGGCGCTCCCTTGGTGGTGATTGGGGCTCCGTTGGCGGTCAACCCAGAGCGGTTCGAGGCGGCTGGCGGCAATCTAGAACAAGTCCTCAAGCAAATCTGCGACGAGGTGCATGCGCATGGGGATGTCCCCGTACGGCGTCCCTTGGAACTCAGTTAG
- a CDS encoding putative signal transducing protein, translating to MHELVTVDECTYLGEAELIKDMLIDQGIQAVLADEHIIAMDWLLSNAIGGVKIQVQESEVPAARTIITEWRQRRVEKGEGPPIEFDCENCGKPLSFASNRRGGVETCKHCGKYVDVPE from the coding sequence ATGCATGAGCTGGTCACCGTAGACGAATGTACCTATTTGGGCGAAGCCGAGCTCATCAAAGACATGCTGATTGATCAGGGGATTCAAGCCGTATTGGCAGATGAACACATTATTGCGATGGATTGGCTGCTCTCCAATGCAATAGGCGGGGTCAAGATTCAAGTTCAGGAATCCGAAGTGCCAGCCGCTCGTACCATCATTACAGAATGGCGCCAGCGGCGAGTCGAAAAGGGAGAGGGGCCACCCATCGAATTCGATTGTGAGAACTGTGGGAAGCCTCTCTCGTTTGCATCGAATCGCAGGGGGGGTGTCGAGACATGCAAGCATTGTGGCAAGTATGTTGACGTTCCTGAATAG
- a CDS encoding UTP--glucose-1-phosphate uridylyltransferase gives MSKSKSANVADLLEIVTSNDPEQRDASLDTACSDMNAEQLLTACQQLDDFRRECPNLYHRVRALFFLYAIHRFHLPRVLVESECGRIPLGGYQHLLQRRFSEAIGEFLGEQRRAGASIALSSALATSYYRLAFQTLADQVRTSVRTVKGNQWMFRTGHPADTPLRIRPELLRPTSEGAFPILREKTSVRMDFSHSGWSDIFFLGMDFPEGARAINASIDLAIRGVHTAPQPPIDAALRVIDEPVLRLVSIDLEASVDVQTVPEVFDFARDYLGLLKAAVIASGLFPPGMEGCEAPVTSVLNRLVGAGRGLEIVSRVNDIPKGSRLAVSTNLLGSLIAVCMRATGQTSSLTGPLEESDRRIVAARAILGEWIGGSGGGWQDSGGIWPGIKLISGAQATPEDPEFGVSRGRLLPEHHVFSEEEISTETRQRLQDSLVLVHGGMAQNVGPILEMVTEKYLLRSPQEWQARKHAMSILDEIQIALKSGDVQRIGALTGQNFSGPLQQMIPWCSNQYTEELIKQCQAKYQAKFWGFWMLGGMAGGGMGFIFAPEVKEQASDWLADVMLSTKRRLENSLPFAMDPVVYDFRINADGTSAEFSWSQAMPQGYYELMIPSLLRKDLQNLSPARRLELERVGSLCRESHPSPDGALDGQLAGRLLDRILPQAIPVESGKESMEGLLAQHGFDSVAHAQLREDMLAGRLGLPQNRLPATALIEDVAEGDVTDARAGAPASLRKRAEQAIAAGEIAVLTLAAGVGSRWTQGAGVVKALHPFCKIAGQHRTFLDVHLAKSRKTGERYGRYPAHIVASGYMTDSPIRQYLEPLAYPGNKLVSSGKSVGLRLVPTAQDLHFAWEETSHQLLDEQQEKMRQSGRAALLAWASSQGHAANYLDNLPLQCMHPVGHWYEVPNMLRNGTLQKLLQMEPQLRYLMLHNIDTLGASLDPDILALHMNSNACLSFEVIARRLEDRGGGLARVDGRPRLVEGLAMPNEEDEFKLSYYNSMTTWIDIDRLLDVFKLSRDKLEDSELVDESIRKLGRRIPTYITIKEVKKRWGKGQEDVYPVSQFEKLWGDMSSLPEVDTQFIVVPTERGQQLKEQAQLDGWLRDGSAAAIEQLCSWSP, from the coding sequence ATGTCGAAGTCCAAATCTGCAAACGTCGCTGACTTGTTGGAGATTGTCACCTCTAACGATCCGGAACAGCGTGACGCCTCGTTGGACACCGCCTGCTCGGACATGAACGCAGAGCAGCTGTTGACCGCCTGTCAGCAACTCGACGACTTTCGACGCGAATGCCCGAACCTGTACCACCGCGTCCGAGCACTGTTTTTCCTGTATGCCATCCATCGCTTCCATCTCCCACGCGTACTGGTTGAAAGCGAATGCGGCAGGATTCCCTTGGGCGGTTACCAGCATCTCTTGCAACGCCGATTTAGCGAGGCAATTGGCGAGTTCCTTGGAGAGCAGCGCCGCGCAGGGGCCAGTATTGCACTGAGTAGTGCGCTGGCCACCTCCTATTACCGACTGGCCTTCCAGACCTTGGCCGACCAGGTAAGAACCAGCGTCCGCACGGTTAAGGGCAATCAATGGATGTTCCGCACCGGGCACCCCGCCGATACTCCCCTGCGAATTCGTCCGGAACTCCTGCGTCCCACCTCGGAAGGGGCCTTTCCCATTTTACGGGAGAAAACCAGCGTGCGAATGGATTTTTCGCACAGCGGCTGGAGCGATATATTTTTTCTGGGAATGGATTTCCCGGAAGGTGCCCGGGCCATCAATGCTTCGATCGACCTTGCCATCCGTGGGGTGCATACCGCCCCCCAGCCACCTATCGATGCCGCTTTGCGGGTCATCGATGAACCGGTCCTGCGACTGGTAAGCATCGACCTGGAAGCCTCCGTTGACGTGCAAACGGTGCCAGAGGTTTTTGACTTTGCCCGCGACTACTTGGGACTACTCAAGGCAGCTGTCATTGCCTCCGGCTTGTTTCCACCGGGCATGGAAGGCTGTGAGGCACCGGTCACTTCGGTGCTGAACCGACTTGTAGGTGCCGGGCGAGGCCTGGAGATTGTTAGCCGTGTCAATGACATTCCCAAGGGCTCACGACTCGCCGTTTCCACTAATTTGTTGGGCTCCCTCATCGCGGTCTGCATGCGCGCAACTGGACAGACATCCTCTCTGACGGGACCGCTCGAGGAATCGGATCGGAGGATCGTGGCTGCCCGCGCCATCCTGGGTGAATGGATTGGCGGGTCCGGTGGCGGCTGGCAGGATTCGGGTGGTATCTGGCCTGGGATCAAATTGATTTCCGGCGCGCAGGCTACCCCCGAAGATCCTGAATTCGGAGTCAGTCGCGGCCGACTTTTGCCGGAGCACCACGTCTTCTCGGAAGAAGAGATTTCCACCGAAACCAGGCAACGCCTGCAAGACTCCCTGGTCCTAGTACATGGCGGGATGGCACAGAACGTCGGCCCCATCCTAGAAATGGTAACAGAGAAGTATCTCCTGCGTTCACCACAGGAATGGCAGGCGAGGAAGCACGCGATGTCCATCCTCGACGAAATTCAAATTGCCCTCAAATCTGGTGATGTGCAGCGCATAGGTGCGTTGACCGGTCAGAATTTCTCTGGCCCCCTGCAACAGATGATTCCCTGGTGCTCCAATCAGTATACTGAAGAGCTGATCAAGCAATGCCAAGCTAAGTACCAAGCAAAATTCTGGGGCTTCTGGATGCTGGGAGGCATGGCGGGGGGAGGTATGGGATTTATCTTCGCTCCCGAGGTGAAGGAGCAGGCTTCCGATTGGTTGGCCGATGTGATGTTGTCCACTAAACGCAGACTGGAAAACAGCTTACCGTTTGCCATGGACCCGGTAGTCTATGATTTCCGAATCAATGCCGATGGCACCTCCGCAGAATTTTCTTGGTCACAGGCCATGCCTCAGGGCTACTACGAGCTGATGATTCCGAGTCTGTTGCGGAAGGATTTGCAGAACCTCAGCCCAGCGAGAAGGCTGGAGTTAGAGCGCGTTGGTAGCCTGTGTCGCGAATCGCATCCCTCCCCTGACGGCGCATTGGACGGGCAGCTCGCCGGACGCTTGCTGGATCGCATACTGCCCCAGGCAATCCCTGTCGAGAGTGGTAAAGAATCCATGGAAGGCCTGCTGGCACAACATGGGTTTGATTCAGTTGCGCATGCCCAACTCCGCGAAGACATGTTGGCCGGTCGCTTGGGCTTGCCCCAGAATCGATTGCCCGCAACCGCGCTCATTGAGGATGTTGCGGAGGGGGATGTCACCGACGCGCGTGCTGGAGCGCCCGCATCACTCCGAAAAAGGGCTGAGCAAGCCATCGCAGCGGGTGAGATCGCCGTGCTCACTCTCGCAGCGGGAGTTGGCAGCCGGTGGACCCAAGGCGCAGGGGTGGTCAAGGCCTTGCATCCGTTCTGCAAAATCGCAGGGCAACATCGCACGTTTTTGGATGTTCACCTCGCCAAAAGCCGCAAGACTGGCGAGCGGTATGGTCGCTACCCCGCCCACATCGTGGCTTCCGGCTACATGACAGATTCTCCGATTCGCCAGTATTTAGAACCCCTTGCATACCCTGGCAACAAGCTGGTTTCCTCGGGAAAAAGCGTCGGACTACGCCTGGTTCCCACCGCCCAAGATCTGCATTTTGCCTGGGAGGAAACAAGCCACCAACTGTTGGACGAACAGCAAGAGAAGATGCGGCAGAGCGGGCGAGCGGCACTGCTAGCATGGGCGAGTTCTCAAGGCCACGCGGCAAACTACCTCGACAACCTCCCGCTCCAATGCATGCACCCCGTCGGACACTGGTATGAGGTGCCCAATATGCTCCGCAACGGAACGTTACAAAAGCTGTTGCAGATGGAGCCGCAGCTTCGGTATTTGATGCTCCACAACATCGATACGCTGGGAGCCTCCCTTGATCCCGACATTTTAGCGCTCCACATGAATAGCAATGCGTGCTTGTCGTTCGAAGTTATCGCTCGGCGACTAGAAGATCGCGGGGGCGGTCTGGCCCGTGTCGATGGGCGGCCACGTTTGGTGGAAGGGCTGGCCATGCCCAACGAGGAAGATGAATTCAAATTGAGCTACTACAATTCCATGACCACCTGGATCGATATCGATCGGTTACTCGATGTCTTTAAGCTATCGCGAGACAAGCTGGAGGACTCCGAACTGGTCGACGAGTCGATTCGTAAGTTGGGAAGACGGATCCCAACCTACATCACCATCAAAGAGGTGAAAAAGCGTTGGGGAAAGGGGCAAGAGGATGTCTATCCAGTCTCTCAATTCGAAAAGCTCTGGGGAGACATGTCTTCTCTCCCCGAGGTCGATACGCAATTCATCGTGGTTCCCACAGAGCGCGGCCAACAACTAAAAGAGCAGGCACAACTCGATGGTTGGTTGCGTGATGGGTCGGCAGCAGCCATCGAGCAACTTTGCAGCTGGTCCCCATAA